One Mycteria americana isolate JAX WOST 10 ecotype Jacksonville Zoo and Gardens chromosome 21, USCA_MyAme_1.0, whole genome shotgun sequence genomic region harbors:
- the ATP5IF1 gene encoding ATPase inhibitor, mitochondrial, with translation MAAVAVAAARGGLRGALLAQQQRWSSGSGADQLGELGKGAGKGGGGGGAIREAGGAFGKKQAAEEERYFREKEREQLSALRKHHEEEIDHHKKEIERLQKEIERHKYKIKKLKDDD, from the exons ATGGCGGCTGTGGCCgtcgcggcggcgcggggcggcctgCGCGGGGCCCTGCTGGCGCAGCAGCAGCGTTGGAGCTCGGGCTCGGGCGCCGACCAG CTGGGCGAGCTGGGCAAAGGCGCCGGgaagggcggcggcggcggcggcgccatcCGCGAGGCGGGGGGCGCCTTCGGGAAGAAGCAGGCGGCTGAGGAGGAGCGGTACTTCAG ggagaaggagagggagcagCTCTCTGCCTTACGGAAACACCATGAGGAGGAGATCGATCATCACAAGAAAGAGATAGAGCGTCTGCAGAAAGAAATTGAGCGTCATAAGTATAAGATCAAGAAGCTTAAAGATGATGACTAA